Part of the Natronobacterium gregoryi SP2 genome, CGTCAGTCGACGGTTGGGACGGTACTAGTATGACGGGTCGGCGTGATGGGAGCTGGCGGGTTACAGGACTGCGCTCTGGCCGTAACTCGAACGGCTTCCTGGACGGCGGTGCCGGCGCACTCTCTCCACCGTCAGTTCCCTGACCCGAAGCGGCTACACCGAGACATCGTGCCAGCAATCCGTATGAACTGGAACTCGAGTGTCGGCGTCGGTTCCGGAACCGAGGGCGAGAACACGCAAACGCCTACCGGTCGCTTTTGCTGTGGGTCCGGAAACCGTCACGCATGAGTGGCAACGACCGGAGCCGCGATCGTACACAGGACCGCGCCGAACAGCGCAACGCCGACCGGGCCGACCGGACCGAGTCGGTCCTCGAAGACATCGAACGATACTTCGGCGAACTCGAGTATCCAGTCATCAGTGAGGGGGTCGCGGCCGAGTACGGAAACGAGTCGCTCGACATGCAAAACGAGACGGAGTCGCTGGGCAGCGTCTTCGTCCGGCTCGTTGGCGAAGAGTTCGACTCCCTCGAGGGGTTTGGGAGGCCGTCTACGGCGAAATAACCGACGAATCGGGGGGTCACCACGAGGCGCATCTGGAGCGGGATCTCGAGCGATTGGACGATCGGAAGGACGGCTCGCTCGGCGAGACCGGAAGTGACGCCCTCTAACCCGCCGCCGGTCGCGTTCCCGGGGTCGCCGCTCGAGGGACGCTTCGTTGCAAAAGACCGCTGTAGCAGCCACGACCGAACCGGTTTCTGTCGGGCGGATCGAGATAGCAGAACGGATTTACGTCCCCGTCGCCTTCGTTCGCGTATGGATTACGAATCGAGTCTCGACCGAGCGATGGAGGACGTTCCCGACATCGGAGGCGACGAACAGCGGTTACAGATTCCGGATGCCACAGCCCAGAAAGACGGTGCGTTCACCCGGTTCAAGAACGTCGACGATATCGCCGACGTGCTCTCCCGGGAGACCGAACACGTTCACCGGTTCATCCAGCGTGAACTGGGGACTAGTGGTAAACTTGAGGACGGTCGTGCCCGGTACAACGGCTCGTTCTCTCAGCAGGACTTCGACGCTGCCGTCGACGCCTACGTCGACGAGTACGTCCTCTGTACGGAGTGTGGCTTGCCGGACACCCGTCTCGTCCGCGAGGATCGCACGCCGATGCTTCGCTGTGACGCCTGTGGTGCGTTCCGTCCCGTCACCAAGCGCTCGACGAGCACCCAGCAGCAACAACAGCAGGAAGCCGTCGAAGAGGGCAAGACCTACACTGTCGAGATCACCGGCACGGGCCGCAAGGGTGACGGTGTCGCGGAAAAAGGCGAGTACACGATCTTCGTCCCCGGTGCAGCCGAAGGTGACGTCGTCGACATCTACATCAAGAACATCTCGGGCAACCTCGCGTTCGCCCGTCTCGACTGAGCCGCTCCTGTTCCCGCGATGTCCCTGCTTCGATCACCACAGAACCGGCAGCGTTCGGCCCCTCCTGAACGTTTTTGTTCCGATCCCGACTGAACTAGCCGTATGTCGACACAGCTTCCTGCCGAGGAGTTCGAACGCCGTCTCGAGGCCGTCCGCGGTCGGCTCGCGGAGACGGACGCGGGCGCTGGCGTCTGGTTCGGCGCGACGAGCATCGAGTATCTCACCGGCTTCGATCACATCCAGACCGAACGGCCGGTCGTGCTCGCAGTAACGGACGAACGCGTCGCGATCACCGTTCCCCGACTCGAGGTCGAACGTGTCGAGTCGAACCCGCGGATCGACGCCGTCTATCACTACCGGGACTATCCCGGCGGCAAATCGATCGAGACCGCAGTCGAGATGCTCGAGGAACTCGGTGTCGACGCCGTCGCCGCCGATGCCGACGGCGCGCCGGGCGTGATGGGCTACCAGGGCCCCGTACTGTCGGAGTTCGTCGACCTCGAGAGCCAGGGCTGGGTCGCGCGACTGCGCTGGGAGAAGTCCGAGGCCGAACTCGAGTTGATCCGTGAGTCTGCCAAGTGGGCGAACCTCGGTCATCGCTATCTCGCGGAGTACACCGAGCCGGGCGCTCACCCGGCGACGGTGAGCCAGCGGGCGTCGCTCGAGGCCTCCCGGGCGATGCTCGATACCCTCGGGGACCAGTATGTCGCCCGCACTCGTGGCGACGGGCCGGTCCACGCGGGCTACATCACGGGCGAACAGACTAGGCTTCCCCACGGCCACACCGCGAATCGCCGACTCGAGGCGGGCGACGTGCTCGTCACGGGCGCGAGCGCAAACGTCGACGGCTACTTCTCAGAACTCGAGCGGACGATGTTCGTCGGTGAGCCCGACGACGAGCAGGTCAACTACTTCGAGATCATGGCAGAGGCCCAGGACATTGCGATCGACGAACTCGGCCCGGGCGTCCCAATCGCGGCAGTCGACCGCGCCGTCGAGGCCTACTTCGAGGAGCAAGGTGTCGCGGACCTCGCACAGCACCACGTCGGCCACAACATCGGCATGGGCGGCCACGAACCGCCGTACATCGACGAGGGGTGGGGAGACCACTGCGAGAGCGAACACACGAACTACGACGAGGACGACGCCGTGATGCAGCCCGGCCACGTCTGGACGATCGAACCCGGCATCTACACCGACACCTACGGCTACCGTCACTCCGATACGATCGCCGTCACCGAGGACGGGATCGAGTGGCTGACCTACTATCCGCGAGACCTCGAGTCGAATATCGTGTCGCTCGAGTGACCTCGATCGACGGAGGTCGACCAGTTTGTGATCGAAAAAGGGATTAGACGCCACGACCGAACGTTTCGGACAGTGAGTGAAACAGAGACGGCACTTGCTCTCAAGCAATCGGTTGCACTGTTGGTGATTCTTCCGACAGCGATCGGTCTCGTCTCTGTTCTCTCCGGTGATCGTCTCGCAACCGGTGTTCGATGGGGGACGCTGATGGCTATCGTCGTCTTACTCTATTACTATTGGAGTGATATACTCGGCAACCCCGAACACGCAGGCTGGTTGGGCAAAAAGTAGTGACTCGTCTCGTCGCCGCTCGTTCGGTATACTGACACCGGTCTCGTCGACGCTTGTCGATGGATTTTATCGTTTCAAAACGTTCAAACAACGGGTTTACGTATCGATGATATGGTCTCCGACAGAGATAGTCGCTCTCGACGGAAGGATAACGACGGGATTAGCGCGGAATCTACGATTTCTCGACGTCACACACTACAGGCTGGAGTCGTCACTGCCGTCTCGCTTTCGGGCTGTCTCGGTGACGGGTTCTCTGTCGGCGACGATACCGCCGACAGTGGCGACGGTGCAGCCGAGGAACCGACCGACGACGCGGATTCGGACGAGGAAGACGACGCGTCTCCGGACGACGACCCGCTGGCCACTGTTTACGCGTACCTGGAGGCGGCCGTCGACGAAGACCTCGAGCGAATGAGCGAACTCTCTCACTCGGACAATCCCGTAGATCCCGCTGCCTGGGTCGAAGAAGGATGGGAGTTCCGCGGCGGCGGCGACGAAGAAGCACTCGAGGCGGTCGAGATGGAAGTGGTCGACGACGACGCCACGCTCGAGGACGTATTCGAGCTAGAGGGTGCAGCGTTCTGGTTCGACGAGGAGGAACTGGCCGAGACACTCGAGGGCGAAGACGTGGCGACGGTCGAGATTGTCGCCGAGGAGCCGACCGAGGACGACATGGTCTGGCTGCTGGCCACCGAGGACGGTGACTGGCGATATCTGTTCGCGGCGGAAATCGACGACACGCCGGACGACCCCGAGGAGGCGTTCGACGAGCAGATCGAGGACGAAGACGACGACGTGGTCGTCGAGATCGACTGGGAGTACGACAGTCCGACGAGTGACGTTCCCCAGGCTGCCGTCGAGATCACGGAGGAACGCGGCGTCGAGGCCAACCGGATCGAGATCGATACCACTATCGAGGGCCGTGGTGAATCGCCATACGGCGCTTGATTTCGCTAGTTGACGGTACGCTTGATGTTGTATACGGCACACATTAGGACGATTTCACGGAACTCACGATACCAGCTTCGCGCACGCACGGCGTCGCCGAGCGTGCGCTTGATCACCGAGAAGACGGTCTCAGACAACGCTCTCTGGCCGTAGAGAGTCCCATCGATCCGCGCGTTATGCGCGTGATCGATGGGACGGAACTCTCGATGCTTGATCAGCGGTCTTACGTCCTCTTCCCGGAGTTTATCACGGAACCGTTGCCAGTCGTAGCCTTTGTCGGCGGCGAGGCTGTGCAACTCGCCAGCGTTGCGGCGGGCGAGTTGCCAGCCGATCTGCGTGTCGTGACGTTTCTTGGTTGTGCAGTGAACGTCGAGGATAGCTTGTGACTCAGTATCGACCAGAGCCGTTGTTTTGAGCGTCTGAACGCGGTAATTCGTCCGTCGGCAGTAGTGTTTGCTCGCGTTTTCGCGGTCGAAAAACGTCGCATCCATCGCCGCATGGCCAGATGGCTCGTGCAGCTGCGCCGACAGGCGCAGCAGCACTCGCCAGACTGCCATCTTGATCCTATCAAATGCTTTCACTAGCGTAGAGTGATCAGGGAGATCGGCCTCCTCAAGGCCGATCTCCGCCAGTATTTGTGGCATCTCGCTCAACAGGTCAAGTGCTTCCCGGTAGGATTTCTCCAAGTAAATCCGCAGACAGTGCAGCGAAACGACGGCGTAGTCGGCGAATCCGCCGCCACCCTGCGGGGCGGCGGATTCGCCTCGGCCACCAACAGCACTTTTAGCCAACGTCACGACCTTCCCAGTGAAGCGGGAAATTTTGGACATAGAGCATCCGCCGTTTCCCGCTTCAACTCCCTAGTTCTGACGGTCGAAGTCTATGCAGTCATGCGATTCACCAGAGCCCTATCGAGGGAGCGTCCACGGGTGCCTACGACCGGGACGACGACGAGTTTACAGCCACCTGGGACGGCGGCAACACGCTTTACGTCCCGTACGACACGGACGGCGATCAGATCGTCGTCACTGCGATCGACGAGGAGGAAGACGAGTCCTGGGTTGTCCACCGGGAGCACTACCTCCCGTAGATCGATACTGACGTCACCGGAAGGGTCACCACGGACTGTATCTACTGTTTGTCTCTGGCTGGCGACAGACAGAACACGAAACCCCCCGACGATGGGGAAGAGACCGAAGGAAAATATGATGGGCACATCGACCGGATACTGGACGTTTTCAGCATATTGTAGCCAGCACGCTCGTCGAGAACCATCCCTGTACCGAGTGTGGCACCTCTTGGCTCGAGTGTGATATGCAGCTGTTTTCGAGCGTTCAACCCAGAACTTGTGTGACACGATCGCTACGAAAGTACGTTTTAGGCACGCTATCGGTGAGAGGTGAGCCACTGTGTGCGGGGACTCACGCTCGATCTAACCGGCGCTCGAGTGAGCCGCGCGAACCGCGAAACTAAAGTCAGCTTGTCCTAGTTACACGGACGTGGCAGTATCGTTTGACCTCTTTGGAACCCTCGTCTGTGCCGACACGCCCGACGATCCGGCTGCGGCCGTCGCCGCGGAACTCGAGGCCCGTGACGTCTCGGTGCCCGACGACTGGGGCGACGCCTACCGCGGGCCCCACGTCGACGCGCCCGAGGGTGCCGAGGTGCCGTTACACGCACACGTCGCTCGCGCGCTCGCGAGCCGCGGCGTCCATCCGTCGGGAAACGTCTCTCGACGGGCCGTCGTCGCCGCGTTCGATCCCGTCGTCGAGACCAGATCGGGCGCTCGAGAGGCACTCGAGGCCGCCCGCGAGTACGGCCCCGTCGCGCTCTGTTCGAACTGTAGCGTCCCCGAACTCGTGGGTCGGACGCTCGTCAGGTCCGATTTCGAGCGAGAAGACTTCGACGCCATCGTCTCGAGCGTCGGCTGTGGCTGGCGCAAGCCGGCTCCCGATATTTTCACACAGACTGCGGACGAACTCGGCGTCTCACCCGGAGACCTGATCCACGTCGGCGACGACCCGCGGACCGACGGCGGAATCGAAGCGGTCGGCGGGCGGGCGATCCTGCTCGAGGAGACGCCCCTCGAAGACGTACCGGCCGAAATAGAGGCGCTCGAGGGCAAAAGAGAGGAGAGGTGAGTCGGGAGTGGTGGTGGCGACGGCTGCGGTGATCGGGTTCGCGTTCGGCCTCGACCTGCTGGTGGGCGAGCCACGGACTACCGTGCATCCGGTCGCCTGGTTCGGAACGTTCGTCGGCTGGCTGGATCGGGAGTGGACGGACTCCGAGACTGGTCAGCGTCTGGTTGGCGTCATGATCGCTCTGCTCGCGCCGCTGGTTCCTGCCGGGGCCGCCGCCGTCCCGGTCCTCGCTGCAGGCGAGGTTCACGCCGTCGCGGCCGCAATCGTCGCCGGGCTCGTCCTCTTCCTGACCACGAGTCTGCGCTCGCTGCTCGAGTTGACCGAGGCGGTCGTCGACGCGACGGCGGACGACCTCGAGACGGCTCGTGAACGCATCCGTGGCCTCGTCGGTCGGGACGCGTCGACGCTCTCGCCTGCGGAACTCCGAAGCGGTGCGATCGAGAGCACCGCGGAGAACCTCGCGGACGGGCTGGTCGCGACTCTGCTCCCGTTCGCCCTGCTCGCGCCGCTGTCGTTGCCCGCTGCCGCGGCTGCTGCGGCGTGGGTCAAGGGCGTCAACACGCTCGATTCGATGCTGGGCTACCCCTCGAAACCGATCGGCACCGCGAGCGCCGGGCTCGACGACCTCGTGATGTGGCTGCCCGCCAGGATTACGGCTGCCTCCATCGCCGTCGCCGCCGGCGATCCGCTCGCACTCCGGCGAGCCAGCGAGTGGGCACGAGTTCCGGCCTCGCCGAACTCCGGCTGGCCGATGGCGACGCTGGCCTGCGTCCTCTCAGTCCGGCTGCAGAAGCCGGACGCGTACGACCTCAATCCCGACGCCGAGTTGCCGACGGTCGAGGACGCCGACCGTGCAGTCACGCTCGTCGGGCTAGCGGCGGCCGTCGCCGTAATCGTGGCCGTCGGTCTCGCGACCGCGACGACAGTTCTCGCAGCAGGACTCGAGACGCCCGCTGTTGCGGGGGTGGTACCGTGACGGTCGGTCGCTGGCTCCGGGCGATCCGCGGTGCAGTTGGCTTCCTGACGCGGCTGCCGGTCGGCCACCACGACGGCGACTGGGAGGCGTTTCGGACGACGCCGGCGGCGTTCCCGGTCGTCGGCCTCGTGGCTGGCTCGCTCGCGGCAGTTCCATTGCTTGCGGTCGAAACGCTCGCTGCGCCGACCGTCGCACTCGGATACCTGCTCGCCGTCTACGGGGTGATGGGCGTCCACCACGTCGACGGGGTCGCGGATCTGGGTGACGCGCTGGTCGTCCACGGCGACCGCGAGCGCCGCCGCGAAGTGTTAAAAGACACCACGACCGGTGTTGGGGCCGTCCTCGCGGTGTCGGTCACCGTTGCTGCCCTCGCGCTCGGTGCACTCGGCCTCGCCGGGCTTCCGGCACTCGCGGCCGTCGGAATCGCGGTCGCGGCCGAAGTCGGGACGAAACTCGGGATGGCCGCGATGGCCTGTCTCGGGACGGCAAGCTACGAGGGGATGGGGCGACAGTTCACGGAGCGGTCGACGCCTCGAGCGTTCGTCCCCCTTGCGGTCGTCGTCCTCGCGGCGATGGGGCTCACGTGGCCACGTCCGGCCGCGGTCGCCCTGCCCGGGGCCGTCGCCGGTATCGTCCTCCCCTGGTACTGGTCGAATCGCCACCTCGGCGGGATCAACGGCGACATTTTCGGTGCAGCAAACGAGATCGGTCGGGTCGCGGGCATCCACGTGGGGGTGATCGCGTGGACGCTGTTGTGATGTGTGGCGGTGAGGGGACGCGTCTCGAGAGCACCCGCGAGAAGCCACGCTACCCGATCGCAGGGGACGCGATGGTCGATCGGGTCGTGACGGCACTCGACGGCAGCGCGATCGAGACGATCTACGCTGCAGTCTCGCCGAACGCACCCGATACCTGGAGTCACCTCGAGGAGACCGGCCGCGTCCAGACGATCGAGACCGCCGGCGACGGCTACGTCGCCGACCTGCTCGCGGTCCTCGATTCGTCGGCAGTCTCGCCGCCGATACTGACTGTCGCGGCCGATCTCCCGCTACTCGAGGGACCAGTCGTCGATCGAATACTCGCGGTCCACGGCGATGACGACGGCTCCCGAACGGTCTGTGTCCCAGTAACGCTCAAGCGCCGGCTAGGTGTCAGCGTCGACTCGCGACTCGAGCCGGCCGACCACCTCGCGCCGACCGGGGTCAACGTCGTCGGCACCGAACACGATACCATGTACGTCAGCTACGACTCGCGACTCGCAGTCAACGTGAATCGACTCGAAGACGCACAGATTGCCACGGAACTGGAGGAGAACGGATGCGAGTGATCCTCCCCGCAGGAACGACCGAGACGGCGCTGATCGACGGGATTAGCGCCGCTGGCGCGGCGCCCGACCTGATGGAGCATACGCCCTCGGCCGACGTCGAGATACTCGAGTACGGCCGTCCGACGGCTGCACCCGTCACGCCCGTCAGTCCGACGGGCTGTCCGACGCCGGCGGCGATTACCCGGGCTGTCCGCGAAGTCGTCGGGTTCGATCTCGTCGTCGTCGACGCCGGTCTCGCCCAGCCGACGAACGCGGCGACCGTCGATCTAGGGATCGAGCCCGGGAACGACATCCGCGAAGCCGAGGCCGTCCCGGACGCGGCGGCGATCTACGATCGGGCACACGGCTTCGGTGCGAGCCTGCCCGACGAGGAGGTCGTGATCGGCGAGACGGTCCCCGGCGGGACGACGACCGCACTCGGGGTGGTGACCGCACTCGGCGAGTCGGCAGGGGTCTCCTCCTCGCTGCCGGACAACCCGATCGAGCGCAAACAGCAGGTCGTCGACGAGGCACTCGCCGCGAGCGACCTCGAGAAGGGCGACTGTGCGGACGAACCACTTTCGGCGATCCAGGCCGCCGGCGATCCGGTCCAGCCGACCGTCGCCGGCATCGCCGCGGGCGCGCTCGAGTCGGGAGCCGAAGTGACGCTCGCTGGCGGCACCCAGATGGTCGCCGTCGCTGCCGTCCTCCGTCACGCCGGAATCGACGCGCCGCTGTCGATCGCGACGACGTCGTTCGTCGCCGACGGCCAGGACGACCTCGAAGAGACCTGCGAACACCTGAACTGCGCTCTGACGGTGACCGACCCTGGCTTTGATCGGCGCGACCACTGCGCGATGGAGCGGTACTGTGCTGGCGAGGCCAAGGAAGGCGTCGCGATGGGCGGTGCGCTCTCGCTCGTGCCCGACGGCCGGATGGACGAGGTCAGAGACCGGGTCGAGACGGTGTGTGCGCGACTCGGGATCGACGACGATGGAGTGATAGACGGTGCTCCCTGACGCAGTCAGACGAGGCGAACGGGTCCCCCACGGTGGTGAACCCGACAGGGACGTCCTCGACTTCTCGGCGAATACGAACCCCGAGACGCCAGACGGGGTCGAGGAGGTGTACACAGGCGCACTCGAGCAATCCCGACGCTACCCCGACGACGACTACCCCGAGTTCCGGACAGCCGCGGCCGAGTTCGTCGGCTGCGAGCCGGACCGGGTGATCCCGACATCCGGCGGACTGGCTGCTATCAGGCTCGCGATCGAGGTCACGCTCGAGGAAGACGAGACGGCGCTCGTCCCGTATCCGAGTTTCGGCGAGTACGCCCGCGAGGTTCGACTACAGGGCGCGACGCCGCAGTTCGTCCGTCACGACGACCTGCTCGAGGTCGGGGTCGACCTGCTCGCGGATGTCGACCTCGCGGTCGTCTGCACGCCGAACAACCCGACAGGCACAGCAGCCGATCCCGACGCGCTCGAGGCGTTCGCAGTCCGCTGTGCCGAGGCTGGAACGACGCTGCTGGTCGACGAGGCGTTTCTCGGGTTCACGGACCTGCGGTCGGCGGCGACCTTCGATCACGAGAACGTTATCGTTGCCCGCTCGCTCACGAAACTGTTCGGCCTGCCTGGACTCCGGGCCGGCTTCGCCGTCGCAAGCGGTGAGCGCCGAGACGCACTCGAGACGGCCCGCCGTGCGTGGTCGCTCGGGACGCCGGCCACACGGGTCGGCACGTACTGCCTGCGGCAGGAGGCGTTCGTTCGGGAGACGCGGGAACGCGTCGCGAGCGAACGGGAACGAATGCGTCGCGCCCTCGAGCGACGGTTCGATGTCTCTCACTCCGATGCACCGTACCTGGTGTGTGACGTTGGCGACCGTTCCGTGTCGGGGGTCCTCGAGTCGGCCCGCGAAGATGGCGTCGCCGTCCGTGACGCAACGACCTTCCGCGGGCTCGACTCTCACGTCCGGGTCGCTGTCAAGGACCGCGAGTCGAACGAGCGACTGCTCGCTGCGCTCGACGCTCCCGTAAACGGAGAAACGACGGACAGATGACCGACGAGCCACCGTACGACGCGATCCGTCGCGACGGTGTCCTCCGGGTTACACGCCCTGGAACCGAGTGGCTCTCGACTGGCTGGGGCGGCGGCCGCGAACGAGCCGACTGTGCGTACAACGTCTCGGTGCCCGACGACTGGGAGCGGACGGACCTTGAGCGTTACGTCGACGAACGACTCGAGCGCGCGGAGTTCGTCGCGGACGGAGAGCGCCCGGTCTTGCTCACGGGTGTCGATGTCGAGGACGCTCGTGGCGCTCGCTGTGGGCCGGTTAGCGCCTACGCGACCGCCGGCATCTCGAACCCCGCGGCGTTGCCCGCTGACCCCGACGGCGAACCCGACGCCGAAGGTGTCTCCCTGCCCGAAACGCCCTCGAGTCCCGAACCTGGGACCGTCAACGTCGTCGTCGGAACGACGCGGTCGCTCGCTCCCGGTGCGCTCGCGAATCTGATTGCGGTAGCCGCGGAGACGAAGGCAGCGACGCTTCTCGCGGAGACCGGCTTCCCAGGCACGACCACGGACGCCGTCGTCGCCGGCCACGACCCCTCGGGAACGCCGGTCGACTTCTCCGGGAGCGCGACCGAAGTCGGGGCGGCGGCGCGAGCCTGCGTCCGCGAGGCGGTTCGGGCGTCGCTGCGGGCACATTATGCCGACTACGAGTCGTCTTTGCCAGAATCTGCAGACGACGCCTCGTATGGCGTCTCGACCGACGTTCGGGCAGCCGTCGTCGAGCCGTCGCTCGAGGAAGTCCCGGACGAACGCTGACGCGTTGTCCGTCGTGTGAGTACGAGGTGGGCGCGGATTCCGACGCGGTCATCAGACTACGTCTGATGGGCAGCAAACGCGAAGCGTCTGCGACGGCGACGAACGTCGCCAACCGATACTGTGGGTATAGTCATCGCGGGCAGACGTTTTGCGGTGGATGAACCACCAGTCAGCTGGCTGTACAGGCGGGAGCACTGAACGAGAGCGGCGAGTACACGCCTCCCGAGTCACTCGCTTAGAGGCCTCGCGGTCGTTCAGAAGAACGTCGACCTTCCGTGACTGAGACGGACTGCTGTACCGATGTCCCGGCGCGACCGCGCGCTCTTGCGGTCGCGCCGGAAATAACTGACAGCAAACCGGATGAGTGAATCGGAGCCAAGTGGGAGACGCTCCTGCGAGGTCAGCGGGACGGAGTCTCGCCAGAGTTTGCGAGGTCCGCGAAACCGTCGGTGGTGCCCGATGACGAGACGCCTTCGGCGTCTCGAACCACTTGACCTCGAGACGGGTGGCTGCACAACGCAATATTTCCGTTCGGCGCACGTCTTCGAACGCGAATGGTCGACAGTCGATCGAAGACGACCGTCAGCGTGCAGCCAAGCGGCAGCAGCCGGTGTAGTCAGTCGACAGCAACCAACGCCGGGCGCGGTCGACGCGAGGTGAGCTGACGTGCCAACCTCTCTGGTCGACGCCCTCGAGGCCGACAGCGGCGTGACCTGCGTCGTCGGTGCAGGCGGCAAGAAGTCGACGTTGTATGCGCTTGCGGACCGTCTCGAGCGGGCTATCGTGACCGCAACGGTACGTATCCCGCCGTTCGCAGACCGAATGGCCAAACTTGCGGTGACGAAACGACCGGACGACGTCGTCCGGTCGACTGAGACGTGGCCGCTCGGGCTCGTCCCTGCCCGCGAAGGTGACGACCGGTATCTCGGCTACGAGCCGGCGACGATAGACGAACTCACAGGCCACGGTGGCGTTCCGATACTCGTAAAAGCCGATGGTGCACGGACTCGTTGGCTCAAGGCACCGGCGGAAAACGAGCCACAGCTCCCTTCGAGTGCCGATATCGTCGTCCCAATCGCGAGCGTCCGCATCGTCGGGAAACGACTCGGGGAAGAACACGTGCACAGACCCGAGCGGGTCGCCGCGGTCGCGGATCTCGAGGTGGGCGACCGAATCTCGCCGGCGGACGTCGCGACGGTCCTGACGAGTGAGGCGGGCGGGTACAAAGACGTTCCCGACGGCGCGACGGTCGTTCCGCTGCTCAACATGGCGGATACGCCGGAACTCGAGGCGACCGCCCGCGAGATCGCGACCGAGATACGCGAGCGACGCGACGTTCCCAGAGTGGTCGTGACGCGGCTGCTCGAGGAGGAGTCGATCGTCGCCGTCGTCTGATCAGTTGCGGTCGTTTTCCGGGAGAACGCGCCGAAGTGACTCCAGCGAGAGACCTAGTGTGCCGATCGCACCGGCGGCGGTTAGCGAGATGACGATCTCACTGCCCAGGTCCCAGCGGTGTGCGATCTCCTGAACTGCCAGCGGCAGTACCGCACCTGCAGTCAGAACGCCGACCCCGGTGATCGTCCCGACGACGATCCGCCGATCAGCAGGAACGGAGTAGACGAGCGTGACGCCGACGAGGGCGACTGCTCCGAGTGCGATCACGAAAACGAGCATGATTGGACCCGTCAGCACGTAAAACGCCAGCAGGCCGGTGGCGATTATACACCAGAGCGACAGTTCGTTCAGGGTATCCATACTGTAATTGTGCGATTGACAGTTAATAATCCTGATTACTCAGCGGAGATCTATGCCCAAATCAAGCGATCTGGCGGCTCTTCTCCTCGACCGTTTCCGCGAGCGCGTCGAGTCGCTCGAGCATGTCGATGTCTGGGTCGTAGGCCGCAAGCGGGACGCCGCTACGGTAGGCTCGGCGAAACGCTACCCGTTCCCGGATACCGGGCCCGAGCGCGACGTCGTCCTCGAGCAGATCGGAGCGAGCGAACGGCGGGAGATAGCTCTCGAACTGGCTGTCCTCGAGTGCTCGGAGGACGCGTTTTTCCTCGTTGTCGCCGCTGACGCGGTTGGGGACGAGTGCGAGAATTTCGATCGGTTCCCGTTCTGGGAGTCGGTCGTTGAGCGCGAACAGTTGATTGGTGACGGTCCGGGTCAGCGCGTCGGCGCTCGGTTTCGAGAGTTGGAGTGGGACGACTGCTTGGCGAGTCGCGACGATGGCTGCGTTCGAGAGCGGGCCGATCGTCGGCGGCGAGTCGAAGACGACCCAATCGTAGCGGTCGGCGAGCGGGCGAACGAGCTTCCGGTAGAGTTGAGCCTCGCCGTTCTCTGTGTCTCGGATCTCCGCTGCAACCCGATCCAGCGTCGCGTGTGAGGGGACGAGGTCGAACTCGACGTCGGAACCGGCAGACCGGACCAGATCGACGGGCGTCGTCGGCCGCTCTGGATCGAGTACGTGTCCCAGATGCGTGTCGGCGGTGTAGGTATCGCCACGCCCGACACCTTCGGTCGCGCTTCCCTGTGGATCGACGTCGATTAAGAGGACGTCGTGCCCTCGCGCTGCGAGCCGTTCGGCCAGATTGATCGAAACTGTCGTCTTCCCGACGCCACCTTTCTGCAGTGTAACTGTGATCCCCCTC contains:
- a CDS encoding translation initiation factor IF-2 subunit beta — encoded protein: MDYESSLDRAMEDVPDIGGDEQRLQIPDATAQKDGAFTRFKNVDDIADVLSRETEHVHRFIQRELGTSGKLEDGRARYNGSFSQQDFDAAVDAYVDEYVLCTECGLPDTRLVREDRTPMLRCDACGAFRPVTKRSTSTQQQQQQEAVEEGKTYTVEITGTGRKGDGVAEKGEYTIFVPGAAEGDVVDIYIKNISGNLAFARLD
- a CDS encoding M24 family metallopeptidase → MSTQLPAEEFERRLEAVRGRLAETDAGAGVWFGATSIEYLTGFDHIQTERPVVLAVTDERVAITVPRLEVERVESNPRIDAVYHYRDYPGGKSIETAVEMLEELGVDAVAADADGAPGVMGYQGPVLSEFVDLESQGWVARLRWEKSEAELELIRESAKWANLGHRYLAEYTEPGAHPATVSQRASLEASRAMLDTLGDQYVARTRGDGPVHAGYITGEQTRLPHGHTANRRLEAGDVLVTGASANVDGYFSELERTMFVGEPDDEQVNYFEIMAEAQDIAIDELGPGVPIAAVDRAVEAYFEEQGVADLAQHHVGHNIGMGGHEPPYIDEGWGDHCESEHTNYDEDDAVMQPGHVWTIEPGIYTDTYGYRHSDTIAVTEDGIEWLTYYPRDLESNIVSLE
- a CDS encoding IS5-like element ISNagr1 family transposase, encoding MSKISRFTGKVVTLAKSAVGGRGESAAPQGGGGFADYAVVSLHCLRIYLEKSYREALDLLSEMPQILAEIGLEEADLPDHSTLVKAFDRIKMAVWRVLLRLSAQLHEPSGHAAMDATFFDRENASKHYCRRTNYRVQTLKTTALVDTESQAILDVHCTTKKRHDTQIGWQLARRNAGELHSLAADKGYDWQRFRDKLREEDVRPLIKHREFRPIDHAHNARIDGTLYGQRALSETVFSVIKRTLGDAVRARSWYREFREIVLMCAVYNIKRTVN
- a CDS encoding HAD family hydrolase; protein product: MAVSFDLFGTLVCADTPDDPAAAVAAELEARDVSVPDDWGDAYRGPHVDAPEGAEVPLHAHVARALASRGVHPSGNVSRRAVVAAFDPVVETRSGAREALEAAREYGPVALCSNCSVPELVGRTLVRSDFEREDFDAIVSSVGCGWRKPAPDIFTQTADELGVSPGDLIHVGDDPRTDGGIEAVGGRAILLEETPLEDVPAEIEALEGKREER
- the cbiB gene encoding adenosylcobinamide-phosphate synthase CbiB, whose amino-acid sequence is MVVATAAVIGFAFGLDLLVGEPRTTVHPVAWFGTFVGWLDREWTDSETGQRLVGVMIALLAPLVPAGAAAVPVLAAGEVHAVAAAIVAGLVLFLTTSLRSLLELTEAVVDATADDLETARERIRGLVGRDASTLSPAELRSGAIESTAENLADGLVATLLPFALLAPLSLPAAAAAAAWVKGVNTLDSMLGYPSKPIGTASAGLDDLVMWLPARITAASIAVAAGDPLALRRASEWARVPASPNSGWPMATLACVLSVRLQKPDAYDLNPDAELPTVEDADRAVTLVGLAAAVAVIVAVGLATATTVLAAGLETPAVAGVVP
- the cobS gene encoding adenosylcobinamide-GDP ribazoletransferase, whose product is MTVGRWLRAIRGAVGFLTRLPVGHHDGDWEAFRTTPAAFPVVGLVAGSLAAVPLLAVETLAAPTVALGYLLAVYGVMGVHHVDGVADLGDALVVHGDRERRREVLKDTTTGVGAVLAVSVTVAALALGALGLAGLPALAAVGIAVAAEVGTKLGMAAMACLGTASYEGMGRQFTERSTPRAFVPLAVVVLAAMGLTWPRPAAVALPGAVAGIVLPWYWSNRHLGGINGDIFGAANEIGRVAGIHVGVIAWTLL
- a CDS encoding GTP--adenosylcobinamide-phosphate guanylyl transferase — encoded protein: MCGGEGTRLESTREKPRYPIAGDAMVDRVVTALDGSAIETIYAAVSPNAPDTWSHLEETGRVQTIETAGDGYVADLLAVLDSSAVSPPILTVAADLPLLEGPVVDRILAVHGDDDGSRTVCVPVTLKRRLGVSVDSRLEPADHLAPTGVNVVGTEHDTMYVSYDSRLAVNVNRLEDAQIATELEENGCE